From Anopheles arabiensis isolate DONGOLA chromosome 3, AaraD3, whole genome shotgun sequence, a single genomic window includes:
- the LOC120903182 gene encoding 39S ribosomal protein L28, mitochondrial, producing the protein MASATPQGAKLLYGLRKSNKFAKGLGAMLPQAYRKFWNEWKNQTPAAVHYVPKDGMFQREDITGLVSPIQNVPLPLIDPPEAHDGIWGGEAVIKGFQKRNQYKRRVPHFWVPVLRRSVVHSRVLNEYMAVTVTDRTLAQIHDHHGFDHYLLKTPACDLRSLLAIKLKKKVLEELAAGCPRLAAEPSKQQEYLKEFACYLEQYTPEEIEWYGLTYTEALMKMKSITEEHDAQLPQKLLFRQKLIEQLREAGIREAQEGESGGSEVEELKGIKDSTSSSWLSKLSFKPKNW; encoded by the exons ATGGCTTCAGCGACACCTCAG GGAGCAAAGCTGCTCTATGGATTGAGGAAATCGAACAAATTCGCCAAAGGGCTCGGGGCCATGCTGCCCCAGGCTTACCGGAAGTTTTGGAACGAATGGAAAAACCAAACGCCCGCGGCCGTCCATTATGTCCCGAAGGATG GTATGTTCCAGCGGGAAGACATTACCGGGCTCGTATCGCCCATCCAGAACGTGCCACTGCCTCTCATTGATCCGCCGGAAGCGCACGACGGCATCTGGGGCGGTGAGGCGGTGATCAAGGGCTTCCAGAAGCGCAACCAGTACAAACGGCGCGTGCCACACTTCTGGGTGCCGGTGTTGCGCCGCTCGGTCGTGCACAGCCGGGTGCTGAACGAGTACATGGCGGTGACGGTGACCGATAGGACGCTCGCCCAGATCCACGACCACCATGGGTTCGATCACTATCTGCTGAAAACCCCAGCCTGCGATCTACGCTCACTGCTCGCCATCAAGCTGAAGAAGAAAGTGCTGGAAGAGCTGGCCGCTGGCTGCCCGCGGCTGGCGGCGGAACCGTCCAAGCAGCAGGAGTACCTGAAAGAGTTCGCCTGCTACCTGGAGCAGTACACGCCGGAGGAGATCGAGTGGTACGGGCTGACCTATACCGAGGCGCTGATGAAGATGAAAAGCATCACCGAAGAGCACGACGCCCAGCTGCCCCAGAAGCTGCTGTTCCGGCAGAAGCTCATCGAGCAGCTGCGGGAGGCCGGCATTCGGGAAGCGCAGGAAGGCGAAAGTGGCGGATCCGAGGTGGAGGAGCTGAAGGGAATCAAGGATTCTACCTCCTCCTCTTGGTTGTCGAAGCTTAGCTTTAAACCGAAAAATTGGTAG
- the LOC120903316 gene encoding inosine triphosphate pyrophosphatase isoform X2 — translation MARPISFVTGNAKKLEEVRAILGARFPREIVAVKLDLPELQGEIDDICKLKCLEAARQVKGPVMVEDTCLCFNALKGLPGPYIKWFLDKLGPEGLHKLLDGWEDKSAQAVCTFAYTDRPDGEVILFQGRTEGNIVAPRGPRDFGWDPVFQPTGYDQTYAELPKPKKNEISHRYRALAKLAEHFADESK, via the exons ATGGCAAGACCGATCTCGTTCGTTACCGGAAATGCCAAGAAGCTGGAAGAGGTGCGTGCCATCCTAGGGGCACGCTTCCCGCGGGAAATTGTCGCCGTAAAGCTGGACCTCCCGGAGCTGCAGGGTGAAATCGATGACATCTGCAAGCTAAAGTGCTTGGAAGCGGCCCGCCAGGTTAAGGGGCCAGTAATGGTGGAAGATACCTGCTTGTGCTTTAACGCACTGAAAGGACTGCCGG GTCCCTACATCAAGTGGTTCCTCGACAAGCTCGGCCCGGAAGGATTGCATAAGCTGCTCGACGGTTGGGAGGACAAGTCCGCCCAGGCCGTGTGTACCTTCGCCTACACGGACCGGCCGGACGGTGAGGTGATACTGTTCCAGGGCCGTACCGAGGGAAACATTGTGGCACCAAGGGGGCCGCGCGATTTCGGCTGGGATCCCGTCTTCCAGCCGACCGGGTACGACCAAACGTACGCCGAGCTGCCGAAGCCAAAGAAGAACGAAATCTCACACCGGTACCGTGCGTTAGCGAAGTTGGCGGAACATTTTGCCGATGAAAGCAAATGA
- the LOC120903316 gene encoding inosine triphosphate pyrophosphatase isoform X1, producing MNTRYFHRTPSLFFVQPAFQHHRNTMARPISFVTGNAKKLEEVRAILGARFPREIVAVKLDLPELQGEIDDICKLKCLEAARQVKGPVMVEDTCLCFNALKGLPGPYIKWFLDKLGPEGLHKLLDGWEDKSAQAVCTFAYTDRPDGEVILFQGRTEGNIVAPRGPRDFGWDPVFQPTGYDQTYAELPKPKKNEISHRYRALAKLAEHFADESK from the exons ATGAATACTCGTTACTTTCATAGAACGCCTTCCCTTTTCTTCGTGCAGCCGGCTTTTCAGCACCACCGCAACACGATGGCAAGACCGATCTCGTTCGTTACCGGAAATGCCAAGAAGCTGGAAGAGGTGCGTGCCATCCTAGGGGCACGCTTCCCGCGGGAAATTGTCGCCGTAAAGCTGGACCTCCCGGAGCTGCAGGGTGAAATCGATGACATCTGCAAGCTAAAGTGCTTGGAAGCGGCCCGCCAGGTTAAGGGGCCAGTAATGGTGGAAGATACCTGCTTGTGCTTTAACGCACTGAAAGGACTGCCGG GTCCCTACATCAAGTGGTTCCTCGACAAGCTCGGCCCGGAAGGATTGCATAAGCTGCTCGACGGTTGGGAGGACAAGTCCGCCCAGGCCGTGTGTACCTTCGCCTACACGGACCGGCCGGACGGTGAGGTGATACTGTTCCAGGGCCGTACCGAGGGAAACATTGTGGCACCAAGGGGGCCGCGCGATTTCGGCTGGGATCCCGTCTTCCAGCCGACCGGGTACGACCAAACGTACGCCGAGCTGCCGAAGCCAAAGAAGAACGAAATCTCACACCGGTACCGTGCGTTAGCGAAGTTGGCGGAACATTTTGCCGATGAAAGCAAATGA
- the LOC120903315 gene encoding mannose-P-dolichol utilization defect 1 protein homolog — protein sequence MVDYGKQFMLYLMDEKCYDNYFVEFDLLDGDCFRALLSKGLGLGIIAGSVLVKVPQITKILANKSARGISLFSVLLDLFAITIHMAYSFVNGFPFSAWGDTAFLALQTAIIAMMVLFYGGSTVLAGAFTVTYSALVYVLMGGLTPLNYLLIAQGFNVPILLLGKLSQAFTNYRNGSTGQLSAVTCFMLLAGSLARIFTSIQETGDQMMIITYGSSSFANLVIALQMLYYWNASDKQQKKKKAAAPATAAAAAPAATKKPKAKSKKTD from the exons ATGGTGGACTACGGCAAGCAGTTCATGCTGTACCTGATGGACGAGAAGTGCTACGATAATTACTTCGTAGAGTTCGACCTGCTCGATG GTGACTGTTTCCGGGCGCTGCTCAGCAAGGGCCTAGGGCTCGGCATCATCGCCGGCTCGGTGCTGGTAAAGGTGCCCCAGATTACGAAGATTCTCGCCAACAAGTCGGCCCGCGGCATCAGCCTGTTCAGCGTGCTGCTGGACCTGTTCGCCATCACGATCCACATGGCGTACAGCTTCGTGAACGGGTTTCCGTTCAGTGCCTGGGGCGATACGGCCTTCCTCGCCCTGCAGACGGCCATCATTGCCATGATGGTGCTGTTCTACGGTGGTTCTACCGTGCTTGCCGGTGCCTTTACCGTCACCTATTCGGCGCTAGTGTACGTACTGATGGGTGGGCTGACCCCACTGAACTATCTGCTCATTGCGCAAGGGTTCAACGTGCCGATACTGCTGCTCGGGAAGCTGTCGCAGGCATTCACCAACTATCGCAACGGTAGCACCGGGCAGCTATCGGCGGTAACGTGCTTTATGCTGCTGGCCGGTTCGCTCGCCCGCATCTTCACCTCGATCCAGGAGACGGGCGATCAGATGATGATCATCACGTACGGTTCGTCCTCGTTCGCCAACCTGGTCATTGCGCTGCAGATGCTGTACTACTGGAACGCGTCGGacaagcagcagaagaagaagaaggcggCTGCtcccgccaccgccgccgccgctgccccCGCAGCGaccaaaaaaccaaaagcGAAGAGCAAGAAGACCGACTAA